The Vidua chalybeata isolate OUT-0048 chromosome 35, bVidCha1 merged haplotype, whole genome shotgun sequence nucleotide sequence GACACGCCCCTTTCCTTCTGGCCACGCCCTCTTTACAACCTCATTAATATTCATGACCACACCCCTTCCCCACCCAAAATGGCCGCTAATAGCCCCGCCCCTTGACCACACCCATTGTCCAAGCCACCTGTCAATCACCGCAGCCCCGCCCCTCCCCTCCAACCCTGCACTCTGATTGGCTGCCGCCATTTTCCCCAAAAACGACCAAAACTCGAATTTTTCGCTTTCCAACGCCTTTtttgggcagggggaggggcCAGGAAGAGGCGTGGCCTCTCCCCCGCTTGGCCACACCCCTTTACCCACCCTCAGCAGTGCTCTGATTGGCTGAATGCTCAGCCACGCCCACAGGAAAAAAGCCACGCCCCCTTTTGGGCGCCCAACGTGGGGCAGGGCCGGAGATTCCGGGGGCGGATTTTGGGATCCCGGAGGAATTTTGGAATcctggggggaattttgggaatcctggggggaatttgggatcctGGGAGGAATTCTGGGATCATTTTGGAATcctggggggaattttgggatcctggTGGGGGGAGTTTTGGGAATCCcgggaggaattttgggatcctggagggaattttgggacaTTTCCCCTCCCAAAAACGAGGCAAGAACGGCGAATTTcggggttttttcctccccaaaaagcaggaaaagctccgggaattccaggaatttttgggaatttcgggaatttggggaatttcagaaattttggGAATCCTGGAGGGAATTTCGGACTCATTTCTGAcgatttttttctcatttcccccccaaaaacgAGGCGAGAGCGGCAAATTTCGGGCGcgtttttcccccaaaaaaagcGGGAAAAGCTccgggaatttttgggaatttcgggaatttcaggaatttcgGGAATCCTGGAGGGAATTTCGGGCTCATTTCTGAcgatttttttctcatttcccctCCCAAAAACGAGGCGAGAACGGCAAATTTCGGGgttttccccctccccaaaaagcGGGAAAAGCTccgggaattccaggaatttttgggaatttcgggaatttggggaatttcagaaattttggGAATCCTGGAGGGAATTTCGGGCTCATTTCTGAcgatttttttctcatttcccccccaaaaacgAGGCGAGAACGGcgaatttcaggttttttccccccaaaaaagcgGGAAAAGCtccgggaattctgggaatttttgtgaattttgggaatttttgggaattttggggaatcCTGGAGGGAATTTCGGGCTCATTTCTGAcgatttttttctcatttcccccccaaaaacgAGGCGAGAGCGGCGAATTTCGGGCGcgtttttccccccaaaaaagcgGGAAAAGCTccgggaatttttgggaattccgggaatttttgggaattccaggaattccgCTCACAGCTCCTCGTCCAGGCCGTCGCTCTCGGCCGGGAAGTCGCCGGGGCGGACGCTCTGCGGCCGCACGAAGGCGCCGAACTTGGGGGGACACTCGAAGTAACGGCGGCCGCCCACGCTGGGAGAtgagagataagagataagGGATGAGAGATAAGAGATGAGAGATAAGGGATAATGGATGAGAGATGAGAGATGAGAGATGAGAGATAAGGGATAAGAGATAAAAGATAAGGGATAAGGGATAAGAGATAAGGAATGAGAGATAGGAGATAAGGGATAAGAGATAAAAGATAAGGGATGAGATATGAGATATAAGGGATAAAGGATGAGAGATAAGAGATGAAAGATAAGAGATAAGGGATAAGAGATAAGGGATAAGAGATAAAAGATAAGGGATAATATATGAGAGATAAAGGATGATAGATGATAGATAAGGGATAATGGAtgagagataagagataagatATGAGAGATAAGGGATTAGGGATAAGAGATAAGGGATTATAGATAAGAGATAAGGGATAAGAGATAAGGGATAATATATGAGAGATAAAGGATGATAGATGAGAGATAAGGGAtgagagataagagataaggtATAAGATATAAGTGATGAGAGGTAAGAGATAAGATATGAGAGATAAGGGATTATAGATAAGATATAAGGGATAAGAGATAAGTGATAAGCGATAAGGGATAATATATGAGAGATAAGAGATTATAGTTAAGAGATAAGGTATAAGAGATAGGAGATAAGTGATAAGATATGAGAGATAAGGGATGAAAGATAACAGATAAGGGATGAGAGATAAGGGATAAGGGATGAGAGATAAGAGATGAGGGATAATGGACCCCCCAagatccccccaaacccctccaaacTCCTCCAAgacctccccaaatccctccagggacccccaaaatctctccaagacccccccaaaacccctccaggaccccccaaaatccccccaaaactcccccagaACCCTCCAAACacctccaggaccccccaaaatccccccaaaattcctccaggacccccccaaaacccctccaagaccccccaaaatccccccaaaattcctccaggaccccccaaaatccctccagaacccccccaaaatcccccaaaaactcCCCCAGAACCTTCCAAACCCCTCCAGGACCCCTCAAAACCCCTCCAAgaccccccaaactcccccctCACCTTCCATCGTGCTTGCCCAGCGGCTCATCGTAGCGCACCCCCACCCAAAATCCCGGCTTGAAATCCGTCTCACCTTCCcgggcaaaaaaaaaaaaaaaacaccgggggagggaggggaaaaaaaaccatgaaaaaaaaccgGGAAAAGCACAAAGAGGTGACaaagaggggacagagaggggacagagaggggacacgCACCCACGAAGGCGATGGTGCCCCTGCGGCAGGGCTGGCCGGGCACGCGAACCTCGCAGCGGGCACCGAgcgggagcgcggccgcggccgccgcctccTGCGCCCGCCgctgctcccgctcccgctcccgctcctgCTCCCGCTCCCGGTCCCAGCGGCCCCACGAGCGCTGCCGCAGGAAGGAGCGCACCGACTctggggacatcgaggggacatggaggggacatcagggggtggcactttggggacagggacacgctGGTCCCGTTCCCGTTCCTATTCCTGATCCCGTTCCCGTTCCtattcctgatcccattcccattcccgctCCTGCTCCCGCTCCCGGTCCCAGCGGCCCCACGAGCGCTGCCGCAGGAACGAGCGCACCGACtctggggacatggaggggacatcagggggtggcactttggggacagggatgcactggtcctgttcccattcccgcTCCCGTTCCtattcctgatcccattcccattcccgctCCTGCTCCCGCTCCAGGTCCCAGCGGCCCCACGAGCGCTGCCGCAGGAAGGAGCGCACCGActctggggacatcaggggacatcgaggggacatcagggggtggcactttggggacagggatgcgctggtcctgttcccattcccgcTCCCATTCCTATTCATAATCCAGTTCCCGTACTtattcctgatcccattcccgtGCCCgttcctgatcccattcccgtTCTTATTCCTgatcccgttcccattcccgttcctgTTCCTGGTCCCAGTGGCCCCAGGAACACAGGGACCCTgtggggacatcgaggggacatcagggggtggcactttggggacagggacgcGCTGGTCCCGTTCCCGTTCCTATTCCTGATCCCGTTCCCATTCCtattcctgatcccattcctgttcTTATTCCCACTCCTGCTCCCGCTCCCGGTCCCAGCGGCCCCACGAGCGCTGCCGCAGGAACGAGCGCACCGACTctggggacatcgaggggacattgaggggacatcagggggtggcactttggggacagggacgtgCTGGTCCCGCTCCTGATCCTGTTCCCATTCCTATTCCTGATCCCGTTCCCATTCCTATTTCTGATCCCATTCCCGTTCttattcctgttcccattcccgttcctaTTCCTGATCCCGTTCCTGTTCCTATTCCTGATCCTGTTCTCGTTCCTGTTCCCGGTCCCAGTGGCCCCAGGAGCGCAGGGACTCTgtggggacatcgaggggacatcgaggggacatcagggggtggcactttggggacagggatgtgctggTCCCGCTCCTGATGCCATTCCTGTTCttattcctgttcccattcccgttcccggtcccagcagccccaggagtgCAGGGACTCTgtggggacatcgaggggacaTCACGGGGTGGCactttggggacagggatgcaCTAGTCCTGCTCCTGATCCCGTTCCtattcctgatcccattcccattcctattcctgatcccattcccatgcctgttcctgatcccattcccgtTCTTATTCCTgatcccgttcccattcccgttcctgTTCCTGGTCCCAGTGGCCCCAGGAGTGCAGGGACTCTgtggggacatcgaggggacatcagggggtggcactttggggacagggacgcGCTGTCCTCTTGTCGTAGTCGCTCTTGGCCGTCTCATCCTCGGACACTTGGAacgtgtccccaacccccccaatgtccccaatgtccccaacccccccaatgtccccaacccccccaatatccccaatgtccccaacccccccaatatccccaatgtccccaacccccccaatgtccccaaccgCCCCAatatccccaatgtccccaacgtccccaaCCCCCCAAcgtccccaaaccccctcaacGTCCCCAAATctccaatgtccccaacccTCATAATGTCTCCAAACCCCCCAATGTCCGcagtgtccccaacccccccaaagtccccaacccccccaatgcccccgatgtccccaactcctccaatgtccccaatccccacaatgtccccaaccctgccaatgtccccaaccccccaatgtccccagtgtccccaaacccccaatgtccccaacccccccaatgtccccaaccctGCCAATGACCCCaatcccccaatgtccccaacccccccaatgtccccaatgtccctaAACCCCCtcaatgtccctgatgtcccaaACCCCCAGTGTTCCCAaacccccaatgtccccaatgttcccaaaatcccaacccccccaatgtccccaaaccccccactgtccccaatgtccccaacccccccaatgtccccaaacccctccaagGTCCCcgacccccccaaatccccccactgtccccaatgtccccaaagcccccaatgtccccaatgtctcCAAAgcccccgatgtccccaatgtctcCAACCCCTCCAacgtccccaatgtccccaacccccctcAATTTCCTCAActccccccagtgtccccaatgtccccaacccccctcAATGTCCTCAActccccccaatgtccccaacccctccgatgtccccgatgtccccaaagcccccaaagcccccaatgtccccaactccaaaatgtccccaaaccccccactgtccccaatgtccccaaaccccccaaatcccccaacCCCTCCAATGTCCCcgacccccccaaatccccccactgtccccaatgtccccaaaccccccaatgtccccagtgttcCCAAACcctccaatgtccccaatgttcccaaaccccccagtgtccccaatgttcccaaaccccccaatgtccccaacacccccccaatgtccccaatgtccccaaacccctcaatgtccccaatgtcccaaacttccaatgtccccaacccccctcaatgtccccaatgtctaCAaacccccaatgtccccaatgtccccaaccccctcaatgtccccaacccccccaatgtccccaccccccccccgacatccccgatgtccccaaggccacctgTCCTCTTGTCGTAGTCGCTCTCGGCCATCTCGTACTTGGCCACTTGCGTCAGGTCCTCGAACTGCCCGGCGCGGGCCCCGCTGCGGTCGGTCACCTGCCGTGGAGGGGGGGGTGGCACCGTCCCTCAGCGGGGCCATCCCCGCCTTGGGGACACCGCAGAGGGGACGGggaggggacatcggggacacccACGTGCACGCGGCAGCCGTCGGTGACGGGGTaggagcccagcagggcctCGTCACAGTCCAGCGTCCCCAAGGGCTCGTCCTCGGCGCcgaacagctccagctccatgCAGGACGCCGGGGAGCCAACCACCAGCTCCAGTTTGCACTGGGAACGGGgaaatggggacactggggacactggggacactggggacactgggagtggcactggggacactggggacactggggacactgggagtgacactgggacactgggaatggcactgggacattgggagtggcactggggacactgggagtgacactgggacactgggagtgACACTGGGACATTgggagtggcactgggacattgggagtggcactggggacactggggacactgggagtggcattggggacactggggacactgggagtggcactgggacactgggagtggcactgggacaTTCCCAGTCCAGCGTCCCCAAGGGCTCGTCCTCGGCGCcgaacagctccagctccatgCAGGACGCCGGGGAGCCAACCACCAGCTCCAGTTTGCACTGGGAACGGGgaaatggggacactgggggtggcactgggagtggcactggggatgCTCGGGACACTgggagtggcactgggacactggggacactgggagtggcactgggacaTTCCCAGTCCAGCATCCCCAAAGGCTCATCCATGCTCCAGCTCCATGTAGGACACTGGGCACGACACCAACAGCTCCAGTTTgcactgggaacagggaaatggggacactggggacactgggagtggcactgggacactgggagtgGCACTGGGAGTGGtactgggggtggcactggggacactgacagtgacactgggagtggcactggggacactggggacactggggatgggattgggacactggggacactgggagtggcactgggacactgggagtggcactgggagtggcactggggacactggggatactgggagtggcactggggatggcactggggacgctgggggtggcactggggatactgggaacGACACTGGGAAtgtcactggggacactggggacactgggggtggcactggggacactgggggtagcactgggaatggcactggggacactggggacattgcGGATGGCACtgggagtggcactggggacactgggagtggcactgggggtggcactggggacactgggagtggcactggggacactgggggtggcactgggagtggcactggggacactggggcattcccagtcccagttcccagtcccggttttgggggtcccaatTCCGGGtcgggatttgggggtcccagttCAGGTTCTGGTTCTGGGTTTGGGGTTCCCAGTCccggttttgggggtcccggtTCCAGGtcgggatttgggggtcccagttCAGGTCCCGGTTCAGGTTTGAGGGTcctggtttgggatttgggggtcctggtccCGATTTGGGGGTTCCCGGTCCcggatttggggttcccagtcccagtttggggttCCTGTCCCGGATTTGGGGGTTCCCGGTCCCATTGCCGTTCTCCTGGCCCGGTTCCCGTTATCCCGCTTCTCTTATCCCGGTCCCATTCCCGttttcccatcccattcccattctccTGGTTCCATTCCCGTTATCCCGATCCAATTCCCATTCTCCCGGTTCCATTCCCGTTATCCCAATCCAATTCCCGTTATCCCAATCCAATTCCCGTTACCCTGGTTCCCTTATCCCACTCCGGTTTCCTTATCCCGCTCCGGTTCTCTTAGCTTGGTCCCGTTCTCCTGGTCCGGTTCCTTTATCCCGGTTCCATTCCCGTTatcccgatcccattcccattatcccgatcccattcccgtTACCCCGGTTCCCTTACCCCGCGCCGGTTCCCTTACCCCGGTTCCATTCCCGTTatcccgatcccattcccgtTACCCCGGTTCCCTTACCCCGGTTCCATTCCCGTTATCCCGGTCCCATTCCCATTgtcccgatcccattcccgttatcccgatcccattcccgtTAACCCGGTTCCCTTACCCCGCGCCGGTTCCCTTACCCTGGTTCCATTCCCGTTatcccgatcccattcccgttatcccgatcccattcccgtTAACCCGGTTCCCTTACCCCGGTCCGGCTCCCTTATCCCGGTTCCATTCCCGTTatcccgatcccattcccgttatcccgatcccattcccgtTACCCCGGTTCCCTTACCCCGGTTCCATTCCCGTTatcccgatcccattcccgtTACCCCGGTTCCCTTACCCCGGTTCCATTCCCGTTATCCCGGTCCCATTCCCATTgtcccgatcccattcccgttatcccgatcccattcccgttatcccgatcccattcccgtTACCCCGGTTCCCTTACCCCGGTTCCATTCCCGTtatcctgatcccattcccattatcccgatcccattcccgtTATCCCGGTTCCCTTACCCCGGTTCCATTCCCGTTATCCCGGTCCCATTCCCATTgtcccgatcccattcccgttatcccgatcccattcccgtTACCCCGGTTCCCTTACCCCGGTTCCATTCCCGTTatcccgatcccattcccgtTACCCCGGTTCCCTTACCCCGGTTCCATTCCCGTTATCCCGGTCCCATTCCCATTgtcccgatcccattcccgttatcccgatcccattcccgtTACCCCGGTTCCCTTACCCCGGTTCCATTCCCGTTATCCCGGTCCCATTCCCATTgtcccgatcccattcccgttatcccgatcccattcccgtTAACCCGGTTCCCTTACCCCGCTCCGGTTCCCTTATCCCGGTTCCATTCCCGTTatcccgatcccattcccgtTACCCCGTTCCAATTCCTGTTACCCCGGTTCCAATCCCGTTATCCCGGTTCCCTTATCCCGGTCCAGTTCCTTATCCCAGTTCCATTCCCGTTATCCCGCTCTGGTTCCTTtatcccagtcccattcccgTTACCCCGATTCCATTCCCGTTATCCCGGTTCCCTTATCCCGGTCCAGTTCCTTATCCCAGTTCCATTCCCGTTATCCCCCTCTGGTTCCTTtatcccagtcccattcccgTTACCCCGGTTCCATTCCCGTTATCCCGGTTCCCTTATCCCGGTCCCCTTATCCCGGTCCCATTCCCCCGCTCCGGTTCCCTTATCCCGTTCCCGTTATCCCGGTTCCCTTATCCCGCTCCGGTTCCCTTATCCCGGTTCCCTTATCCCGGTCCGGTTTCCTTAT carries:
- the TBCB gene encoding tubulin-folding cofactor B; the encoded protein is MELELFGAEDEPLGTLDCDEALLGSYPVTDGCRVHVTDRSGARAGQFEDLTQVAKYEMAESDYDKRTESVRSFLRQRSWGRWDREREQEREREREQRRAQEAAAAAALPLGARCEVRVPGQPCRRGTIAFVGETDFKPGFWVGVRYDEPLGKHDGSVGGRRYFECPPKFGAFVRPQSVRPGDFPAESDGLDEEL